In the genome of Xenopus laevis strain J_2021 chromosome 1S, Xenopus_laevis_v10.1, whole genome shotgun sequence, one region contains:
- the ap1m1.S gene encoding adaptor related protein complex 1 subunit mu 1 S homeolog has product MSASAVYVLDLKGKVLICRNYRGDVDMSEVEHFMPILMEKEEEGALSPILAHGGVRFMWIKHNNLYLVATSKKNACVSLVFSFLYKVVQVFSEYFKELEEESIRDNFVIIYELLDELMDFGYPQTTDSKILQEYITQEGHKLETGAPRPPATVTNAVSWRSEGIKYRKNEVFLDVIESVNLLVSANGNVLRSEIVGSIKMRVFLSGMPELRLGLNDKVLFDNTGRGKSKSVELEDVKFHQCVRLSRFENDRTISFIPPDGEFELMSYRLNTHVKPLIWIESVIEKHSHSRVEYMIKAKSQFKRRSTANNVEIHIPVPNDADSPKFKTTVGSVKWIPENSEIVWSIKSFPGGKEYLMRAHFGLPSVEAEDKEGKPPISVKFEIPYFTTSGIQVRYLKIIEKSGYQALPWVRYITQNGDYQLRTQ; this is encoded by the exons gtcCTCATTTGCCGGAATTACCGTGGTGATGTGGACATGTCAGAAGTGGAGCACTTTATGCCAATTTTGATGGAAAAGGAAGAAGAGGGAGCACTCTCACCAATACTTGCCCATGGAGGTGTCCGGTTCATGTGGATTAAACACAACAATCTATATC TTGTTGCAACGTCTAAAAAGAACGCCTGTGTATCGTTGGTATTCTCCTTTCTGTACAAAGTAGTCCAG gtattttcTGAGTACTTTAAAGAGTTAGAAGAGGAAAGTATCCGTGATAATTTTGTAATTATATACGAGTTATTAGATGAGCTAATGGATTTTGGCTATCCTCAAACCACAGACAGCAAAATTTTACAAGA GTATATCACTCAAGAAGGTCATAAATTAGAAACTGGAGCACCCCGTCCACCTGCCACAGTAACAAATGCTGTATCGTGGAGATCAGAAGGCATTAAATATAGGAAGAATGAAGTTTTCCTGGATGTCATAGAATCTGTGAATCTTTTG GTGAGTGCAAATGGAAACGTGTTACGCAGTGAGATAGTAGGGTCCATCAAAATGCGAGTGTTTCTTTCAGGAATGCCCGAACTTCGTCTTGGATTAAATGATAAAGTTCTATTTGACAATACTGGgc GTGGAAAGAGCAAATCTGTGGAACTGGAAGATGTCAAGTTTCACCAATGTGTACGCCTGTCAAGATTCGAAAATGACAGGACAATTTCCTTCATTCCTCCAGATGGGGAGTTTGAGCTCATGTCTTACCGTCTGAACACACAT GTTAAGCCTCTAATCTGGATTGAATCTGTAATAGAAAAACATTCCCACAGTCGTGTTGAATACATGATAAAG GCTAAAAGTCAATTCAAGCGCAGATCTACTGCCAACAATGTTGAgattcacattcctgtgccaAATGATGCCGATTCTCCCAAGTTCAAGACCACAGTAGGAAGTGTCAAATGGATTCCAGAAAATAGTGAAATTGTGTGGTCGATAAAGTCCTTCCCG GGTGGCAAGGAGTATCTCATGAGAGCTCACTTTGGCCTCCCAAGTGTTGAGGCAGAAGACAAAGAAGGAAAACCTCCTATCAGTGTGAAGTTTGAGATTCCGTATTTTACAACCTCTGGAATTCAG gTTCGATACTTGAAAATCATTGAGAAAAGTGGGTACCAGGCCTTGCCATGGGTGCGGTATATCACCCAGAATGGAG ATTATCAACTTCGAACACAGTAA